In a genomic window of Athene noctua chromosome 24, bAthNoc1.hap1.1, whole genome shotgun sequence:
- the CAP1 gene encoding adenylyl cyclase-associated protein 1, which produces MERLVERLEKAVERLETVCQGPGMCGDVPSKGVAQYVQAFDALLAGPVAEYIKISKEVGGDVQKHAEMVHAGLMSERALLVMASQHQQPAENAFSSLLKPISEQIQTVQNFREKNRGSKLFNHLSAVSESIPALGWVAMAPKPGPYVKEMTDAAMFYTNRILKEYKDVDKKQVDWVKAYLNIWTELQAYIKEYHTTGLTWSKTGPVATEGTKSPSAPPAGAAPPPPGPPPPPAPAPTSCSTDDSASRSALFAQINRGEGITSGLRHVSDDMKTHKNPALKNQGGPVRSGPKPFTAPKPACNANPSQKSSPKAPALLELEGKKWRVENQENATNLVISDTELKQVAYVFKCTNSTLQIKGKINSITLDNCKKLGLVFDDVVGIVEIINSRDVKVQVMGKVPTISINKTDGCHVYLSKNSLDCEIVSAKSSEMNVLIPTEGGDFTEFPVPEQFKTVWNGQKLVTTVTEIAG; this is translated from the exons ATGGAAAGACTGGTTGAACGGTTGGAGAAGGCTGTGGAGCGCCTGGAGACGGTGTGCCAAGGACCTGGCATGTGTGGAGATGTCCCTTCCAAAG GGGTGGCTCAGTACGTGCAGGCTTTCGATGCCCTTCTGGCTGGCCCGGTAGCTGAATACATCAAGATCAGCAAAGAAGTTGGTGGAGATGTGCAGAAGCAC GCCGAGATGGTTCATGCGGGCTTGATGAGCGAGAGGGCGCTTCTGGTGATGGCGTCTCAACATCAGCAGCCAGCAGAG AATGCGTTCTCATCGCTTCTGAAGCCGATTTCAGAGCAAATCCAGACGGTGCAGAATTTCAGGGAGAAGAATCGTGGTAGCAAACTGTTCAATCACTTATCAGCAGTCAGCGAGAGCATCCCCGCCCTGGGCTGGGTGGCCATG gctCCAAAGCCTGGTCCTTATGTGAAGGAAATGACTGATGCTGCCATGTTTTATACCAACCGGATCCTCAAGGAGTACAAGGATGT AGATAAAAAGCAAGTGGACTGGGTGAAAGCTTACCTGAATATCTGGACAGAGCTGCAGGCCTATATCAAAGAGTATCACACCACAGGGCTGACCTGGAGCAAAACA GGTCCTGTAGCAACAGAAGGGACTAAATCACCGTCTGCTCCCCCAGCGGGAGCTGCGCCTCCCCCCCCAGGCCCTCCCCCcccacctgctcctgcccccacGAGCTGCAGCACAGACGACTCTGCCTCCCGCTCCGCGCTCTTCGCCCAGATCAACCGGGGAGAAGGCATCACCTCTG GCTTAAGACATGTGTCAGATGACATGAAGACCCACAAGAATCCAGCACTGAAGAACCAAGGGGGTCCTGTGAGAAGTGGACCCAAACCTTTCACTGCTCCCAAACCAGCCTGTAATGCTAATCCCTCACAAAAAAGCTCTCCGAAGGCCCCTGCATTGCTAGAATTAGAGGGCAAAAAGTGGAGAGTG GAAAACCAGGAGAATGCCACTAACCTGGTAATCAGTGACACAGAGTTGAAGCAGGTAGCATATGTTTTCAAGTGCACAAATAGTACACTCCAAATCAAAGGCAAGATCAACTCTATCACCCTCG ATAACTGTAAGAAGCTGGGTCTGGTGTTTGATGACGTGGTGGGCATCGTAGAGATCATAAACAGCAGGGACGTTAAAGTTCAG GTAATGGGTAAAGTGCCAACAATTTCCATCAACAAGACAGACGGTTGCCATGTGTATCTGAGCAAGAACTCCCTAGACTGCGAAATCGTCAGTGCCAAGTCATCAGAGATGAACGTCCTTATTCCCACAGAGGGTGGTGACTTT ACTGAATTCCCTGTCCCAGAACAGTTCAAGACAGTGTGGAACGGTCAGAAGTTGGTTACCACTGTGACAGAAATCGCTGGCTAA